A window of the Verrucomicrobiia bacterium genome harbors these coding sequences:
- a CDS encoding PSD1 domain-containing protein → MIRSSRWGSAVDVTLNGVPPGDYQVFLYVWEDNHSEQFDLLLNGRLVQGKFHSGAAGSWRRLGPWPAVVSASDRTLTVAARGPGHGAANLSGIEVWAGTGPVPEPDVPSFVVLPTPDQVAFFERRIRPVLSEHCYECHSAAAAKLKGGLLLDSRAGVVRGGDTGPVVTPGEPDASLLIRAIRHADPNLTMPPKGRLPPEVVSDLESWVRQGAPDPRMDDTVAAAKSRSEIHWDEARAWWSLRPLADVRPPPVLRRDWPAGPLDAFVLARMEAAGLQPASDANRATLLRRVTFDLTGLPPTPEEVRAFVGDPSPDAWTAAVDRLLESPQYGERWGRHWLDVVRYADTAGDNSDFPIPQMYRYRNWVIEAFNRDLPYDQFIREQLAGDLLASEDGSWIGRIVATGYLANARRFGSRVDDYPQHLTIEDTLDNLGRAFLGLSINCARCHDHKFDPITTEDYYALYGILHSTRYPWPGIELDQKQRDLVPLVPAAQMAEAEAARAARDAAQRRLEREVQRLKDSLKETPAESKPDVEARIREAEQAARDHALSPLPFELAYAVADASQTGNVAVQQKGDPARPGAEVPRRFLTVLGGAALPPGETSSGRLQLAAWIADPSNPLTARVMVNRIWLHHFGRGLVPTPNDFGRQGRPPSNPELLDWLAHRFVESGWSVKAMHRLILGSRTWRQSSARCEIARERDPANELLSGFPRRRLDAESLRDTLLTLGGTLDLSPGGAHPFPPSTEWKFTQHNPFKAVYDTPKRSVYLMTQRIQRHPLLATFDGADPAASTPVRLASTTPVQALFLLNDPLVHDQAARFAGRLVATGGDEVSRIREAHWRACGRDATPEEVAAARGHLDAAMTRLRDAGMSEDALEAAAWQSLVRVLFRLNEFLYLD, encoded by the coding sequence ATGATCCGTTCCAGTCGGTGGGGCAGTGCCGTGGACGTCACCCTCAACGGGGTGCCGCCCGGGGACTATCAGGTGTTCCTCTACGTGTGGGAGGACAACCACAGCGAGCAGTTCGACCTGCTGCTCAACGGCCGCCTCGTCCAAGGGAAATTTCACAGCGGTGCCGCCGGGTCCTGGCGTCGCCTTGGGCCCTGGCCGGCGGTGGTTTCCGCGTCGGACCGCACGCTGACGGTGGCGGCAAGGGGTCCGGGACACGGCGCCGCCAATCTTTCGGGAATCGAGGTCTGGGCGGGGACCGGTCCGGTGCCCGAGCCCGACGTTCCGTCGTTCGTGGTTCTTCCCACGCCGGACCAGGTCGCGTTCTTTGAGCGGCGGATCCGCCCGGTCCTCTCCGAGCACTGCTACGAATGCCACAGTGCCGCTGCGGCGAAGCTCAAGGGCGGATTGCTCCTCGATTCGCGGGCCGGGGTGGTGCGCGGGGGGGATACCGGCCCCGTGGTGACGCCGGGCGAGCCCGACGCCAGCCTGCTCATTCGCGCCATCCGTCATGCCGACCCCAACCTCACCATGCCGCCCAAGGGCAGGCTCCCGCCCGAAGTGGTGTCCGACCTGGAGTCCTGGGTGCGGCAGGGGGCGCCCGACCCCCGGATGGACGATACGGTGGCCGCGGCGAAATCCCGGTCCGAGATCCACTGGGATGAGGCGCGGGCGTGGTGGTCGCTGCGACCATTGGCCGACGTCCGGCCGCCACCGGTGTTGCGGCGCGACTGGCCGGCGGGTCCGCTGGACGCGTTCGTGCTGGCGCGGATGGAGGCCGCGGGATTGCAGCCGGCGTCGGATGCCAACCGCGCCACGCTGCTCCGGCGCGTGACCTTTGACCTCACCGGGCTGCCGCCGACGCCGGAGGAAGTCCGGGCATTTGTCGGGGATCCCTCACCGGATGCGTGGACGGCGGCCGTGGACCGGTTGCTCGAATCGCCGCAATACGGCGAGCGTTGGGGGCGGCACTGGCTGGACGTGGTGCGGTATGCGGACACTGCGGGGGACAACTCGGACTTCCCCATCCCGCAGATGTACCGGTACCGCAACTGGGTGATCGAGGCGTTCAACCGGGACCTGCCGTACGACCAGTTCATTCGCGAACAGCTTGCGGGGGACCTGCTGGCGTCGGAGGACGGTTCGTGGATTGGACGGATCGTCGCCACCGGGTATCTGGCGAATGCGCGGCGGTTTGGATCCCGTGTGGATGATTATCCGCAGCATCTGACGATTGAGGACACCCTCGACAATCTCGGCCGGGCTTTTCTCGGGCTGTCCATCAACTGCGCAAGGTGTCACGACCACAAGTTCGATCCGATCACCACCGAGGATTATTACGCGCTGTACGGGATCCTCCACAGCACGCGTTATCCCTGGCCGGGAATCGAGCTCGACCAGAAACAGCGCGATCTGGTGCCGCTGGTGCCGGCGGCGCAGATGGCGGAGGCGGAGGCGGCGCGGGCGGCGCGCGATGCCGCGCAGCGTCGGCTGGAGAGGGAGGTGCAGCGGCTCAAGGATTCCCTGAAGGAAACGCCGGCGGAGTCCAAACCGGACGTCGAGGCCCGGATCCGGGAGGCGGAGCAGGCCGCCCGCGACCATGCGCTGTCGCCACTCCCCTTTGAGCTTGCCTATGCCGTCGCGGACGCATCGCAGACGGGCAATGTCGCGGTCCAGCAAAAGGGCGACCCGGCGCGTCCGGGCGCCGAGGTGCCGCGGCGGTTCCTCACCGTGCTCGGGGGGGCGGCGCTGCCGCCGGGGGAGACGTCCAGCGGGCGCCTCCAGCTTGCCGCCTGGATCGCCGATCCGTCGAATCCCCTGACCGCCCGGGTCATGGTCAACCGGATCTGGCTGCACCATTTTGGTCGTGGCCTGGTGCCCACGCCCAATGACTTCGGCCGCCAGGGGCGTCCGCCCTCGAATCCGGAGCTGCTCGACTGGCTGGCCCACCGGTTTGTGGAGTCCGGATGGTCGGTGAAGGCCATGCACCGGCTGATCCTCGGTTCGCGCACCTGGCGGCAGTCTTCGGCACGTTGCGAGATCGCGCGGGAACGGGACCCGGCCAACGAGCTGCTGTCCGGGTTTCCGCGACGGCGGCTCGACGCCGAGTCGCTGCGGGACACGCTGCTGACGCTGGGGGGCACCCTGGACCTCAGTCCGGGCGGGGCGCATCCGTTCCCGCCGTCCACGGAATGGAAGTTCACCCAGCACAACCCGTTCAAGGCGGTGTACGACACCCCGAAGCGCAGTGTGTATCTCATGACCCAGCGCATTCAGCGCCATCCCCTGCTGGCGACCTTCGACGGGGCCGATCCGGCCGCGAGCACTCCGGTGCGGCTGGCAAGCACCACGCCGGTGCAGGCGCTCTTCCTGCTCAATGATCCGCTGGTTCATGACCAGGCGGCGCGGTTCGCCGGGCGGCTGGTTGCCACCGGTGGCGACGAGGTATCGCGGATTCGTGAAGCCCACTGGAGGGCCTGCGGGCGCGATGCGACCCCGGAGGAGGTGGCCGCGGCGCGCGGGCATCTGGACGCCGCAATGACCCGGTTGCGGGACGCTGGAATGTCGGAGGACGCGCTCGAGGCCGCTGCCTGGCAGTCGCTGGTCCGGGTCCTGTTCCGGCTGAATGAATTCCTGTACCTTGACTGA
- the rfbC gene encoding dTDP-4-dehydrorhamnose 3,5-epimerase has protein sequence MQFTPARLDGVWVLNLERREDARGFFARTFCEREFAAHGLNTRWPQANLTRTNRRGMLRGLHWQAAPQAEIKLVRCAAGRIWDVVVDVRPESPTAGGWEAFELTGDGTQQVYVPAGCAHGFQCLEDGSEVTYLMSAVYEPALARGLRWNDPDLAIPWPLPDAVVSDRDAALPSWEAVRETLRGPG, from the coding sequence ATGCAGTTCACGCCCGCACGACTGGATGGCGTCTGGGTCCTCAACCTGGAGCGGCGCGAGGATGCACGGGGATTCTTTGCGCGGACCTTCTGCGAGCGGGAATTTGCGGCGCACGGGCTCAATACCCGATGGCCACAGGCGAACCTGACGCGCACCAACCGCCGCGGCATGTTGCGGGGATTGCACTGGCAGGCGGCGCCGCAAGCGGAGATCAAGCTGGTCCGATGCGCCGCGGGGAGGATCTGGGATGTGGTGGTGGATGTCCGCCCGGAATCACCCACTGCTGGCGGGTGGGAGGCGTTCGAGCTCACGGGAGACGGAACGCAGCAGGTTTATGTGCCGGCGGGATGCGCCCATGGGTTCCAATGTCTGGAGGACGGCAGCGAGGTGACCTATCTGATGTCCGCAGTTTATGAGCCGGCGCTCGCCCGCGGACTTCGGTGGAACGATCCGGACCTCGCCATCCCATGGCCGCTGCCCGACGCGGTGGTGTCCGATCGGGACGCCGCGCTGCCGTCCTGGGAGGCGGTTCGGGAGACCCTGCGCGGGCCCGGGTGA
- a CDS encoding response regulator transcription factor, with product MSEAPPDPAKPRERILVIEDEPAMRTILADCLDRRGYRVLTASNGVEGLRRATRESPDLILLDLMLPQLDGFAVCRELRRLELRIPVLILTARGGVDDRVRGLDLGADDYLMKPFSRDELLARVRALLRRRSEEGRPPKSLRFDTIFVDPAGRRVTREGAEVPLTPKEFDALWLLMRCAGQVISRERFLDQVWGCTAFPTTRTVDRHIAGLRQKLESDPARPRWIHTLHGVGYVWERRESP from the coding sequence ATGAGCGAGGCCCCGCCGGATCCCGCCAAACCCCGCGAACGCATCCTGGTGATCGAGGATGAACCCGCGATGCGGACCATCCTCGCCGACTGCCTGGATCGGCGGGGCTACCGCGTGCTGACGGCTTCCAACGGGGTCGAAGGACTGCGTCGCGCCACCCGGGAGTCCCCCGACCTGATCCTGCTGGATCTGATGCTGCCGCAGCTGGACGGCTTCGCCGTGTGCCGGGAACTCCGGCGCCTGGAACTGCGGATCCCGGTACTGATCCTGACCGCCCGCGGCGGCGTGGACGATCGCGTTCGCGGTCTGGACCTTGGCGCCGACGACTACCTGATGAAGCCCTTCAGTCGCGACGAATTGCTGGCGCGGGTCCGGGCCCTGCTGCGCCGACGGTCCGAGGAGGGTCGTCCGCCCAAAAGCCTCCGCTTCGACACCATCTTCGTGGATCCCGCCGGACGGCGCGTCACGCGTGAGGGAGCGGAGGTGCCGCTGACGCCCAAGGAATTCGACGCCCTCTGGCTGCTCATGCGGTGCGCCGGCCAGGTCATCAGTCGCGAACGATTTCTGGACCAGGTGTGGGGCTGCACCGCCTTCCCGACCACCCGCACGGTGGACCGGCACATTGCCGGGCTTCGCCAGAAGCTGGAATCTGATCCCGCCCGCCCCCGGTGGATCCACACCCTTCATGGCGTGGGCTATGTGTGGGAGCGGCGCGAATCGCCGTAG
- a CDS encoding SDR family oxidoreductase produces MRILITGNLGYVGPGVVRHLRAVWPETVLVGFDTGYFAHCLTGAAVSPELGLDMQHFGDLRRLPAGLLAGVDGVVHLAAISNDPMGSQFEEVTLEINHRAGVALARAARAAGVRSFVVASSCSVYGAAAEGARSEASAVDPLTAYARSKVQLERDLEALAGPEFRVTCLRFATACGWSERLRLDLVLNDFVASALATGRISVLSDGSPWRPLIHVDDMARAIEWAATPGRAGHDYLVINAGSDSWNHQVRDLAAAVAVALPGVTVSCNASAAPDRRSYRVDFSKFRTLAPDHQPVVDLATAVAGLQRGLEVMKFSDPEFRQSSWMRLHTLRAHLAAGRLDDRLYWRA; encoded by the coding sequence GTGCGCATTCTGATCACCGGCAACCTGGGCTATGTGGGGCCGGGCGTCGTCCGCCACCTGCGAGCGGTGTGGCCCGAGACCGTGCTGGTGGGATTCGATACCGGATATTTCGCCCATTGCCTGACGGGCGCGGCGGTGTCCCCCGAACTGGGGCTCGACATGCAACACTTCGGGGACTTGCGCCGCTTGCCGGCGGGCTTGCTGGCGGGCGTGGATGGGGTGGTCCACCTGGCCGCCATCTCCAATGACCCGATGGGCAGCCAGTTCGAGGAGGTGACGCTCGAGATCAATCACCGGGCCGGCGTGGCGCTGGCCCGGGCGGCCCGGGCCGCCGGGGTGCGATCCTTTGTGGTGGCCTCCAGTTGCAGCGTTTACGGGGCGGCGGCCGAGGGCGCCCGCAGCGAGGCCTCGGCGGTGGACCCCTTGACCGCCTATGCGCGCAGCAAGGTGCAGTTGGAACGTGATCTGGAGGCGCTGGCCGGACCGGAATTCCGCGTCACGTGCCTGCGGTTTGCCACCGCGTGCGGGTGGAGTGAGCGGCTGCGACTGGACCTTGTCTTGAATGACTTCGTGGCCAGCGCGCTGGCCACGGGACGCATTTCCGTGCTGAGCGACGGGTCGCCATGGCGTCCGCTCATCCACGTGGACGACATGGCCCGGGCCATCGAATGGGCGGCGACGCCCGGGCGGGCCGGGCACGACTACCTGGTGATCAATGCAGGTTCCGACAGCTGGAATCATCAGGTGCGCGATCTGGCTGCGGCGGTCGCGGTGGCACTGCCGGGCGTGACGGTGTCGTGCAACGCCTCGGCGGCACCCGACCGCCGGAGCTACCGGGTGGACTTCTCCAAATTCCGAACGCTGGCGCCGGACCATCAGCCTGTCGTGGATCTGGCGACGGCGGTGGCGGGGCTCCAAAGAGGCCTGGAGGTGATGAAGTTTTCGGATCCGGAATTCCGGCAATCTTCTTGGATGCGTCTGCACACCCTGCGCGCGCACTTGGCCGCGGGACGACTGGACGACCGTCTGTACTGGCGCGCATGA
- a CDS encoding iron-containing alcohol dehydrogenase: MPQDPFATGHQFTTIFGRRLIPELPLIAHRPYLVVTMADLWPKFCAHFDRHCAGHYEVTTLEADALEQDLQRLPSCGSVIGLGGGQAVDVAKFIAWSRRLPLFQVPTAMTVDAPFGHRAGLRFGGRVRYLGYAVPEAVYVDFDVIAAAPPALNRSGICEVLCFHTAHADWRLARDRGRTEPQWPYDPQLVGAAQAVLGTVLSGLEDIRAVNESGMRTLMTAMRWAGAAFHNAGWNPRPIEGVEHFVFYALEYFTGRKFIHGQPVCLGLVVGALLHEDRADELLNAIHGAGVDIRPEAMGITWTQVETALVNLRAFVHDTGLWYGIAHEAEITPGFVADLRQRITSRYADWPSPAPGSRPPG, encoded by the coding sequence ATGCCGCAAGATCCCTTCGCCACTGGCCACCAGTTCACCACCATCTTCGGGAGGCGCCTCATCCCCGAACTGCCCCTCATCGCGCACCGACCGTACTTGGTGGTCACGATGGCCGACCTGTGGCCAAAATTTTGCGCGCACTTCGATCGGCACTGCGCCGGGCATTACGAGGTGACCACACTGGAGGCAGATGCCCTCGAGCAGGATCTGCAGCGGCTGCCGTCCTGCGGCTCGGTGATTGGACTCGGCGGCGGCCAGGCGGTGGACGTGGCGAAGTTCATCGCGTGGTCCCGGCGCCTGCCGCTGTTCCAGGTGCCCACGGCCATGACCGTGGATGCCCCCTTCGGCCACCGGGCGGGCCTCCGGTTCGGCGGAAGGGTCCGCTACCTCGGCTACGCCGTGCCCGAGGCGGTCTATGTGGACTTCGACGTCATCGCCGCCGCCCCGCCCGCCCTCAACCGCAGCGGCATCTGTGAGGTGCTGTGTTTTCATACGGCCCACGCCGACTGGCGCCTGGCCCGGGACCGGGGGCGCACGGAGCCGCAATGGCCCTATGACCCGCAACTCGTCGGGGCGGCACAGGCCGTGCTCGGAACCGTGCTGTCCGGCCTGGAGGACATTCGCGCCGTCAATGAATCCGGAATGCGCACCCTCATGACGGCGATGCGCTGGGCGGGCGCGGCGTTCCACAATGCGGGTTGGAACCCGCGACCGATCGAGGGCGTGGAGCATTTCGTCTTCTACGCGCTGGAGTATTTCACCGGACGCAAGTTCATCCACGGCCAGCCGGTCTGTCTGGGGCTGGTGGTGGGGGCGCTGCTGCATGAAGACCGTGCGGACGAGCTCCTGAACGCGATCCACGGGGCCGGGGTGGACATCCGCCCCGAGGCGATGGGCATCACCTGGACGCAGGTCGAAACAGCGCTCGTGAACCTCCGGGCGTTCGTCCATGACACCGGACTTTGGTACGGCATCGCCCATGAGGCGGAGATCACGCCCGGGTTCGTGGCCGACCTCCGGCAGCGCATCACGTCGCGCTACGCGGACTGGCCGTCGCCCGCTCCCGGGAGCCGTCCGCCGGGATGA
- a CDS encoding DUF1501 domain-containing protein, which yields MRRRAVLQSLAGTSLLLPGIVSHLLAESDAGGPLAPRPPHHPARARRVIFIFSNGGVSHMDTFDYKPVLFAADGKTMGVGGGLSNQQRRLLRPGWAFRPGGQCGTLVSDLFPHLRERVDDLCLIRSMKSDDNEHYQATLAIHTGSFFFSRPSIGSWVSYGLGTENRNLPSFVVLSPHMPYAGTQIFNNDFLPADHQGVRVIPGREPIANLERRTPQEGLQELELDLADAYNRRHLQDRGVEGELAARIRSYETAFRMQAEAGGIFDLSRESDETLALYGLQRGVSEGFGWQCLVGRRLAERGVRFVELVDGSSSHNWDQHGDMADHAKHARNIDQPIAGLLLDLKRRGMLDDTLVVWTTEFGRTPGVDGEKGRGHHSACFSSWIAGGGVRGGMVYGATDDIGATVVENRVHVHDFHATILHLLGMDHERLTYRHGGRDYRLTDVHGNVVHALLA from the coding sequence ATGCGCCGGCGCGCCGTTCTCCAGAGCCTGGCGGGCACCTCGCTCCTGCTGCCGGGGATCGTGTCGCACCTGCTCGCTGAGTCGGACGCGGGCGGACCGCTGGCTCCGAGGCCGCCGCATCATCCGGCAAGGGCCCGGCGGGTGATTTTCATTTTTTCCAACGGGGGCGTGTCCCACATGGACACGTTCGATTACAAGCCGGTCCTGTTTGCGGCGGACGGCAAGACCATGGGCGTCGGGGGCGGCCTGTCGAACCAGCAACGCCGGCTGCTGCGCCCCGGCTGGGCGTTTCGCCCGGGCGGCCAGTGCGGCACGCTGGTCAGCGACCTCTTCCCCCACCTGCGGGAGCGGGTGGACGACCTCTGTCTGATCCGCTCAATGAAGTCCGACGACAACGAGCACTACCAGGCCACCCTGGCGATTCACACGGGCTCGTTCTTCTTCTCGCGACCGAGCATCGGGTCCTGGGTGAGCTACGGGCTCGGGACCGAGAACCGGAATCTGCCGTCGTTTGTGGTGTTGTCGCCGCACATGCCCTACGCCGGCACGCAGATCTTCAACAACGACTTTCTGCCTGCGGACCATCAGGGGGTGCGGGTCATCCCGGGCCGGGAGCCGATTGCGAACCTCGAGCGTCGCACCCCGCAGGAGGGCTTGCAGGAGCTGGAGCTCGACCTGGCCGATGCCTACAACCGCCGCCACCTGCAGGACCGTGGCGTCGAGGGCGAACTGGCCGCGCGGATCCGGTCCTACGAGACCGCCTTCCGCATGCAGGCCGAGGCGGGAGGGATCTTTGACCTGTCGCGGGAGTCCGACGAAACCCTTGCCCTTTACGGGCTTCAGCGGGGGGTGTCCGAGGGCTTCGGGTGGCAATGCCTCGTCGGTCGCCGTCTTGCGGAACGCGGGGTGCGGTTCGTGGAGTTGGTGGACGGCAGCTCCAGTCACAATTGGGACCAGCACGGGGACATGGCCGATCACGCGAAACACGCACGCAACATTGACCAGCCGATCGCGGGACTGCTCCTCGATCTCAAGCGCCGGGGCATGCTGGACGACACCCTGGTGGTGTGGACCACGGAGTTCGGTCGTACGCCGGGTGTGGATGGCGAGAAGGGCCGCGGACATCACAGCGCCTGCTTCTCCTCATGGATCGCCGGCGGCGGGGTCCGCGGCGGCATGGTGTATGGCGCCACCGACGATATCGGCGCCACCGTCGTGGAAAACCGGGTTCACGTGCATGACTTCCACGCGACGATCCTGCACCTGCTGGGCATGGACCATGAGCGGCTCACCTACCGTCATGGAGGTCGGGACTACCGCCTGACCGACGTGCATGGGAATGTCGTGCATGCACTGCTCGCCTGA
- a CDS encoding methyltransferase domain-containing protein, whose product MNPFVCRSCGSGDGLPVLDLGLQPLANHLLRPEELAAAEPRFPLRVAVCRDCWLLQILDVIPPSELFSEYLYFSSVSDALLAHAADAAARHRRECTLGAGSLVVEIASNDGYLLRNFVEAGVPCLGVEPARNIAEVARQRGIRTRTEFFGADCGRRIAAEEGTADLILGNNVFAHAPDTNDFVAGLAVLLKPGGRVVLEFPYACDLVEHGEFDTIYHEHVFYFTLTAVEPLLARHGLEAFDVERLDIHGGSLRLSLGHSGAHPVRDTVASLRREEMDKGAGGPGYYQAFAARVHRLRDELIALLERLRAEGHRLCAYGASAKGSTLLNFYGLGRDGRDWIEFVVDRSPAKQGRLTPGSHLPILPVGELLTREPRHALLLTWNFADEILAQQAAWRAAGGHFIVPLPEVRIV is encoded by the coding sequence ATGAATCCGTTTGTCTGCCGTTCCTGCGGGTCGGGCGATGGGCTGCCGGTGCTGGACCTCGGCCTGCAGCCTCTCGCCAACCATTTGTTGCGTCCGGAGGAGCTTGCCGCCGCGGAACCGCGGTTTCCGCTGCGCGTCGCGGTGTGCAGGGACTGCTGGCTGCTGCAGATCCTCGACGTCATCCCGCCGTCCGAATTGTTCTCCGAGTATCTCTACTTTTCGTCGGTCTCCGACGCCCTGCTGGCCCATGCCGCGGACGCGGCGGCGCGCCACCGGCGGGAGTGTACGCTCGGGGCGGGCAGCCTGGTGGTGGAGATTGCGAGCAATGACGGATATCTGCTGCGCAACTTTGTGGAGGCCGGCGTTCCCTGTCTGGGCGTGGAACCGGCGCGCAACATCGCCGAGGTCGCCCGGCAGCGGGGCATCCGGACCCGCACGGAGTTCTTTGGTGCAGACTGCGGGCGCCGGATCGCCGCGGAGGAGGGAACGGCGGACCTCATCCTGGGCAACAACGTTTTCGCCCACGCACCGGACACCAACGATTTCGTCGCCGGGCTGGCCGTACTGCTGAAGCCGGGTGGACGCGTCGTGCTCGAATTCCCCTATGCCTGCGATCTGGTCGAGCACGGCGAGTTCGACACGATTTATCACGAGCACGTGTTTTATTTTACGCTGACCGCGGTGGAGCCGCTGCTGGCACGCCACGGACTGGAGGCGTTTGACGTCGAACGTCTCGACATCCACGGGGGATCCCTGCGGCTGTCCCTGGGTCATTCGGGGGCGCATCCGGTCCGCGACACGGTCGCGTCCCTGCGGCGCGAGGAGATGGACAAGGGCGCGGGTGGCCCCGGCTACTATCAGGCCTTCGCTGCGCGGGTGCATCGGCTCCGGGACGAGTTGATCGCCCTGCTGGAGCGTCTGCGGGCGGAGGGGCACCGGTTGTGCGCCTACGGGGCCTCGGCGAAGGGCAGCACGCTCTTGAATTTCTACGGGTTGGGACGCGACGGGCGGGACTGGATCGAGTTCGTGGTGGATCGCAGCCCGGCCAAGCAGGGGCGCCTGACCCCGGGCAGCCATCTGCCCATCCTGCCCGTTGGCGAGTTGCTGACGCGGGAGCCACGGCATGCGCTGCTGCTGACCTGGAACTTTGCCGACGAAATCCTCGCGCAGCAGGCGGCGTGGCGCGCAGCGGGCGGCCATTTCATCGTGCCGCTGCCGGAGGTTCGCATCGTCTGA
- a CDS encoding Tm-1-like ATP-binding domain-containing protein, whose product MATIAVLGTFDTKGAEHAYVADLIRQRGHTPLLVDVGTLEAPTVTPEIGREVVAAAAGADAAALAARRDRGEAVAAMTRGAPILLARLHAGGRLDGVISLGGGGGTAIGTAAMRALPLGVPKLMVSTLASGNTAPYLGVKDLVMMPSVVDVAGLNRLSRRLLAQAAGAICGMVEARVPEGAADRPVIVASQFGNTTACVTAARELLEAAGFEVLVFAATGNGGRTMESLIESGLVSGVLDVTTTEWADELVGGVLTAGPTRCEAAARRGVPAVLAPGCLDMVNFGEPSSVPERFRGRRFYQHNAQVTLMRTTPEENAELGRLLADRCNLSIGPVTVLLPLKGISVISAPGQPFHWPEADAALFAAWKQHLRSDIPVIEYDGAINDPGFAGLCARTLLKLIPADGSRERATASPRSAT is encoded by the coding sequence ATGGCCACGATTGCGGTTCTCGGAACGTTCGACACCAAGGGTGCGGAGCATGCGTATGTTGCGGACCTGATCCGCCAGCGGGGCCACACTCCCCTGCTGGTGGATGTCGGCACACTGGAGGCGCCGACGGTGACGCCGGAGATTGGACGGGAGGTGGTGGCCGCCGCGGCGGGTGCGGATGCTGCGGCCCTCGCCGCGCGCCGGGATCGGGGCGAAGCGGTGGCGGCGATGACGCGCGGGGCGCCGATTCTGCTTGCGCGTCTGCATGCCGGGGGGCGGTTGGACGGCGTGATTTCGCTTGGCGGCGGGGGCGGCACGGCCATCGGCACGGCGGCGATGCGGGCGTTGCCGCTGGGGGTGCCCAAGCTGATGGTGTCCACCCTCGCCAGCGGCAACACGGCCCCCTACCTGGGCGTGAAGGATCTTGTGATGATGCCCAGCGTGGTGGATGTGGCCGGGCTGAACCGTCTCTCGCGCCGGCTGCTGGCCCAGGCCGCCGGGGCGATCTGCGGGATGGTGGAGGCGCGTGTGCCGGAGGGCGCCGCCGACCGCCCGGTCATCGTGGCATCGCAGTTCGGCAACACCACCGCATGCGTCACCGCCGCCCGGGAGCTCCTGGAGGCCGCCGGATTTGAAGTCCTGGTGTTTGCCGCCACGGGCAATGGCGGACGCACCATGGAGTCCTTGATCGAGAGTGGTCTGGTGTCCGGGGTCCTCGATGTGACCACCACCGAGTGGGCCGACGAACTGGTGGGGGGCGTGCTGACTGCGGGCCCGACCCGCTGCGAGGCGGCGGCCCGGCGCGGGGTGCCCGCGGTCCTCGCCCCGGGCTGCCTCGACATGGTGAACTTTGGCGAGCCGTCCAGCGTACCGGAGCGATTTCGCGGACGACGTTTCTACCAGCACAATGCCCAGGTGACGCTCATGCGCACCACGCCGGAGGAGAATGCGGAGCTTGGACGACTGCTGGCCGACAGGTGCAACCTGTCCATCGGCCCGGTGACCGTCCTGCTGCCGTTGAAGGGGATCAGTGTGATCAGCGCCCCGGGGCAGCCGTTCCACTGGCCTGAGGCAGATGCCGCGCTTTTTGCCGCCTGGAAGCAGCACCTGCGGTCCGACATCCCGGTGATTGAATACGACGGTGCGATCAACGACCCCGGGTTTGCCGGGCTGTGCGCCCGGACCCTGCTCAAGCTCATCCCGGCGGACGGCTCCCGGGAGCGGGCGACGGCCAGTCCGCGTAGCGCGACGTGA